The genome window TACTCATAGCAATGATTGCTTTCTTAGGAGCACCACTACTTTGGATCGTTGCGATTATAATGCTTATCAATTCAAAGATTTTGGACAATAACGAAAAGTTGATTTGGGCATTAGTAATCATATTCTTACCAATCATTGGTTCAATCGCTTTTCTAGCTATAGGACGAAATAAAAAAGTAAAGTTCTAATATTTATGGCTTACGAGTTTCACAAGAACTTTAACTCTCTACATCCATGATTGAATGCAAACCAGTTTTTCAAACAGGTAAAAGATCAAAACAAAAAACTCTCCACTCATATGTTTAATTTTTTCAAAAAATCATCCCCTAAACGTAAGCCTACACCCATAAAAAGAACTGAACCAGCTCAAGTAATCCGAATGCCGAAAATGTCAGATAAGATGGAATTTGGAGTTGTTTCTAAATGGTGTGTGAGACTTGGAGATTACATCAACTCTGGGGATGTGTTAGTAGAAGTTGAAACAGATAAAGCCACGATGGAGCTAGAGTCTTATGAAGATGGAAAAGTATTATACTTGTCTGTTCGTGAAGGTGAAAAAGTTGATGTAAACGGAGTACTCGTTATTATTGGGAATGAAGGAGAAGATATCAGTCACCTTCTACCAACTACTGATTAGTTTCATTTTGAAGAAGAATAAAAAAAGGGAAGCTAAATCTCTCTCATTTAGACTAATAAAATATGAGTAGTAGAATTGAAGTAAATTGGATTCTATTTTTGATCGCAGTTGTGGTCATTATTTTTGAGCTTATAACCGAATTCCAATTTCGTGATTCATTCGATATACAGTTACACGATACCTTTATTGTCATTAGTAACCTTCAGCTGCTACTCATAATAACTGTACTTTTACTAATCCCCTATTTATTCACTTTATGCTTAAAAAAGTTAGCCACAATCAATAAACCCCTCAAAATTTCTTCAGTAATACTACTCTCACTGATCATAATAGGACTTATCCTATGGATAGGTATTGCTTTCATAAAGTATATAAACACTCCTATTGCACACAATTTCGCATCACACCTTAGTATTTATATCTTCATTTTCTCAATCCTGTTATTGTTCCTTTTACGAATACGAGAAATCATAAAGAATTGAACAATATTCCATATCGGCGAGCACAAAAGGGAGTATTCATTTGTTAATGAATGGAAGTAATTCAATCTCCCTAAAAGGAGGAAAAGTATCTTTGCTTTTTGATCAATAGAGATGAAAATGAAAATAGAAGATATCGCTAAACTTTCAGAAGCACCTAAGCTTTATGAGAAAGGTTCGGCTTTTATGTGGACAGACCCTTATATCTCCAAACAACTTCTTCAGATTCACTTGAATCCGGATATCGATGTGGCAAGCCGTAAAAAGGCTACCATAGAAAGAACAATCAATTGGATTTTAGAAGACCAAACTGACGGTAAAGCGTTAAATATCTTAGACCTTGGTTGTGGTCCGGGCTTATACACTGAGCTTTTTGCTAAAAATGGACATAAGGTTACAGGAATCGATATATCTCAAAACTCCATAGCTTACGCATCTCAATCTGCAAAAGAGAACGGATTAGCAATTGACTACAAAAATGTTAGTTATTTGGATGCAGACTTAGGTGAAGAACAGTATGATCTGATTGTCATGATTTATACGGATATGGGGGTGCTATCTCCTATAGAAAGAGAACAGCTATTAGCGAATTGCTATCGTGCACTAAAGAAGGGTGGAGTTTTCATTTTTGATGTATTAAAAGATAAGGACTTTAAAGATAAACTGTCACCAAAGTCTTGGGAATCTAGTGAAAAAGGATTTTGGAGGGGAACGCCATATTTAGCCCTATCCGAATCATTTCTTTATGAACAAGAAAAAGTCATTCTGTCGCAGCATATTATTATTAATGAAAAAGAAGGAATAGAAACTTATCGATTTTGGACACACTTCTTTTCCGAAGATGATCTTGCAAAGCTGTTAGAGCAGCATCATTTTCAAAACATCGAATTCCTTGATGATATTCTGCCCGAGAGTGATATGTGGAATGGAGATAATGTGATTTTTACCAAGTGCGTGAAGTAGATATTAACTGAAGTGGCATCCAAAAACTAACACTCATCTTTTATACTAACCGTTAGCTTTTATTCCTCAATCAACTCTTAAACGGTATCTTCAGACTACTTTACGCTTGTACTTATTTTGCTACGCTAACGCCCAAATTTCTTTTCTTATTCACTCATAATTAATGTACTGCAGAGACACTAAGTTTATTACTCAACCTCAATTCAACACAGTTCACTGAATATCCTCTTATGATCAGACAACCCGATTTCACTGATCATACTTTCTTTACTGAAATACTCTAGAAACTACCAAACAAATGAAACCACATCATCTCTTAGATCAAATTCGATTTGAAAGTATTTGTGATGGAAAATCCATTCAGATGCTTCATATTGGTAGTTATGATAACGAGCCTAAAAGCTTTGAGCAAATGGAAAATTATTCCAAAGAATCGAACCTAGCAAGAAAATCTAAAATACACAGAGAAATTTACCTCTCTGATTTTCGAAAAGTACCCGAAGAAAAACTTAAAACTGTACTCCGTTTTCAAGTTAATCCAAAAGCATAGTTTGAGACTTTAAGAAGTTATCACTACGATTTTAAGATCAGTATTTACACACCCGTTAAATAAATTATCTTGACCAATCTTATTTTTGAAATAAAAAGACTGGTCAAGATATCTTTTATTGAGCCTTATGAAGGACGATCTTTTATTCTATGATAATTTTCTGAGCAAAGCCCTTCTCACTATCTCGAGGTTTTACTATCAAATAATATACTCCAATTGGAAGTGACATTGTATTGATATAATCTTCCTCTTTGTTTACCTCCTTTCTAAAGACTTCACGAGCAGAAACATCAAATAATACCACAACAGATCCAAAAGGAATATTTTGAAGTGTTAATTTTCCTTCAGATACTGGGTTTGGAAAGACTTTAATTTCATTCTTATTTTCTGCTGAAGTAACAATTTCCCTAAAGCCAACCTTTAAATTCTGATCTTCAGTTACCTGCCACACATTCAGATATAAACTGTTATCTAAGGTATCTCCATTTAAAATAACCTCATTTAGTTCATACCCTTCATCAGGAGTAAACTCAAAAAATAATGGTGTTCCATAATGCACAACCGTATCACTCATTGAGACATTCCCATGTCCTTCAACTTCAATTTTCACATTGAATAATTCGAGTTCTTTAAATTCAATCTTAATATGTAAGTCTTCCTTTATACCCCAAAAATTATAGTAATAGATTTCTCCTAATGAATTCCCATTTACAATAACTTCTTTTAGTTCATAGTTTTGATCATTGGCTTCAATATTAAGCGTCAATGAACTGCCATAATCTAATGTTGTATCACTTAATGAAACATATCCGTTACCTATTACTTCTATATCTATATCTAGAGTAACTCTATCGAATACAGCCTCATAGTGTGCGTCATCAGTTACATTAATAGTAAGAATACTATCTGTTCCGACAACCTCCCCATTCAATAACCATTCTTTGACATAGAAGCCTTCTTCTGGCATTGATACTAATTGAACTTCAGAACCTTCAAGGAAATGACCTTCCCCTTCTACTTTTCCCCATCCTACATTTGAAGAACTTGCCGTAATTTTTGGGAATAGCCAATATAAATAAGGGCGAGGAACTTGATCAAATTCTGTCTTGGTCGCAATAATCCATGAAGTACTATCAAAGCCGGACAAGTTCGCTAAATCTGAGAAATCCTCCGTAGAAAGCCCTTCCGCCTTATCTACTGTATTTGTAACTCCTGAATAGTCTACATCCCAATATGAACCCCAACTATATAACTCTTGTGTACTACTTGTAGCCCCAACAATACCACCTAGAGGCTCTTCTCCTGAGACTATACCAGCAGCATACACTCTACTCAAAGAAAGAGTCTGATAAGATGTATGTCTACCTACAGCTCCTCCTACTTGTTGTTTTCCATGTACATCTACTAAAGCTTGAGAGGTATACAAACGCACCGAGCTTTGATCTCTGACTGTTGCACCTACAATACCTCCAACATCTAATTGTCCATGTACCTCGCCATGAACTAAACACTCACTTACTTCAGCATCATAGAGTTCTCCGACAATTGCACCAACCTTGTTCTTTCCTGTAACTGTGGTATTTGTAAGCCCCAATTTATTCACTGTTGCATTTTTTAAATACCCGAATAAGCCCACAAAAGATTTATTAGGTCTATTTATATACAAATTCTTAATAAAGTGTTCATTGCCATCAAAATATCCTGAGAAAGGAATTCCTAAATGACCAATAGGACTTAAACCCTGCCCATTATCCCATTGGTTTGATTCACTGAGATCTAAATCATTCATCAAAATAAAATGCTTATCCCAAAGAGATGAATTATTTGCTAAATAACGAAGCTGCTCAACCGTTGTGATGTGATAAGGTGAATTTTCATCTCCTGTTCCTTCATCAAACTGATAAGACTCGCTCAATACTGCGATAAGCTTAGTTGAACTTGTCGAAGTATACGTAAAGGCATAAGGATTTGTAGTACTCAACTCATTTCCTTCTCCATCAATCCACTTTTCAAAAGTATAACCAGGTTTCAATATAGCTTCAATTGTATACTCACCTCCTTCCTCTAAAAGAGCCGTTCCTGTTATTCTTTCTATTCCCATTTCATAATTTGTAGATACATCTAGCCAATTATGATATAGGAATCTTTTCAAGTATGGTCTCGATACACTATCTATATCATTGATAAGCCTTACTTCCCATTGATCAAATTTATCCCAATCCACAAAGTTATTTAGGTCTGAGAATTCGTCAGCTTCTAACCCATTTATCGGGTATACATAAGGAGTATACTCTGTTTCAGCGTTATAATTTGTATGATAGACATGATGACCTTTGTCGGTATTGTAATAATTTCCAGATATAAGACCAGCGTTATAGTTGTCTCTTCCTTTTACAGCTCCTATTTGGTATAAGTTATAGATAGGAACAGTCCAATTCCAAAGTGAGCCAACAAGCCCTCCAACAGAACGATCACCTGTCACTTCTGTATTTGAAAAACAATTTGAGAAATTCACCTCCGAACAAGCCCCTAAGATTCCCCCAATGTTGTATTCTTCTCCCGAAACAGTTCCAGTTACATAACTGCTGTTTAATGTCCCCTCATCAAAATACCCAACTAAACCTCCTACAAACTTACTTCCTGAGACAGCGACATTCTCCATTCCTAGATTTACAACTTCTCCTCCTACAATTTTACCGAACAGACCTATCTCTGAATCTAGGGGACGATAAATAGTTAATCCTTTGATTATATGATTACCTCCGTCAAAACTTCCTGTAAAGAACGGTTCTATTTGTCCGATAGGTTTAAATCCTGCTCCTTTATTTGCAAAAGCCGTAGAAGACGCATCTATATCATCTATCAATATAAAATGTTGATTCCATAAATGAGGAAAATAACTCAATTGCTCAAGTTGTGCTAAATTTTCAATTTGATAAGGATTATTTCTTGTACCTGTACCACCAGCAAAAGAAATATCTTCTTCTAAATGAATATAGAACTGTGTAGGAGAGTCGTTTTGTAAAACAAATTCATAAACATTAGTATTAGAAAGCGTGTTACCGTGCTCATCTGTGAGTTGATTTACCCTAAAACCTCCACTAATAATCACTTCAATTTTAACGGTATCTCCAATATTCTTTCCACCAATCCCCAGTACACGTTTGATGCCTTCAGGTCTGTTAGATGATGCTTGCAATATACGGTCATAGTAAAAACCCATCAGCGCAGGGCGTTGATGTTCGCCAACTGTTCGAATTTCCCAATCAGCATCAAAATCCCAAGTTTTAAAGTTTCTCGGATCAGCAAATTCTGGGGTCAGAAGACCTTTATTTATGGCTGTATTAGATAGTTCTTTAGGTTGTGTCGTCGTTTCTGAATCCCAATAACTATATTGTATCAACTCTTTATCAATTGTTGGAAGAATTCCCCCTACTCGATCTTCTCCTTCTACAAGACCTGCAGCATAACAGTTCTTCATAAGGCCTTCTCCACCTATACTAGCTACTACTCCACCTACTACTTCTTTACCCAACACATCTGCGAAAGAATAACAGTTTATGATATCTGTATTATAAAGACTGCCTGCAATACCACCACTAACAAAATGTTTTGCCGTAATTTTTCCTGACACCTCACAATTCTGAATGGTTGAATGCCCATAACTATCACTAAAATACCCTATAAGTCCACCCACAAGGTCTGTTCCGTATATTTCACAATCTTCTAACCTCACATTCTTGATTTCTCCTTGACGTAAAAAACCAAAAAGCCCAACATAAGACTCTTTTCTATTAATATATAAACCCTTTATTGTATGATAATTACCATTAAATGATAGTGTGTCTAAATAGCCAATAGGTTTAAACCCTTTACCATTATTCCACTCCTTAGTTGGACTAGCATCAATATCGTTGATCAGTTCATAATACTTATTTTTTCTAAGAGATTCCACATTAGACAAATAAGCCAATTGTTCTAAACTTGCGATTTGGTAAGGAGCATGAACTGAACCATTTCCTCCTTCAAAAGAATAAGACTCTTCTACTTTTGCGATATAGTCTGTAGGAGAATTCTCTTCAAAGGTGAAAGAATAAGGGTTTTCAGAGGATAGTTCTTCTCCACCTTTTGTTTCCCAAGCAATGAATCTATAACCAGACTTTGGGGTAAAATGAAGATTTACTTCAGCTCCTACTTGTGTCTCACCATTCCCCGAAATGGTTTGAGTAGTATTTGGGATACTAGGAAATACCTTAATAGATTTATCATATAGAAAGGATTTCAGATATGGACGGTGGACACTGTCAAGCTCTGTAAGTAAGGCAATTTCCCAATGATTTGAAAAGTCAAAGTCATAGAAATGGTCTATATCTGCGAAAGCTTCAGTAACTAATCCAAATTCATCATTTGATAACTCCGATGTGGCCACACCTGTTGTTTCTTTATCCCAATAAGTACTAGAAACAGATGACTTATTTCGATTTACGACGATGCCCCCTAAATCAGATTTACCATTAATTTGTCCCGAAGCATAACAGTATTTTAGCGTACTGCTGCCAATACTACAGAGCAGCCCTCCTATATCGTTATTTCCTGTAATGTTGACATTGGAAAAAGAGTTTATCAGTGATGATCTAAAGGCATAATTACAAAGTCCACCAATATGTGACTGTCCTTTTATTTTTCCATGAGTAAAGCAATTTTCGATTACCGAATTGTTGGGGTTTGCCACTAAGCCACCTATATATTTTCGTGCTGTAATATCCAGATTTATTAGCCCTATGTTTTCAATTTTTGAACCTAACCACGCAGAAGATATAAACCCTACATTTTCTGAGTTTGGTCGATTAATATACAAGTTCGAAATAGTATTTCCTGCACCATCAAATACTCCTGTAAATGCATTTCCATCAGCTCCTATAGGGCTAAAGCCCTCTCCTTCATTCCAATCTTTAGTATCCGCAGCATCTATATCATTTACCATTCTATAATGATAAGACCACCTAGTTTGGTTATCAGTACTATCACTTCCTCCTTCTGAAATCCAACGAAGATCTTCTAAGTTCTCAATCAAATACGGAGTATCAGCCTCTCCTGTCCCAGACAAAGGAACTTGAGCGTAAGTCTGTTTACAAATAGCTGATGAAAAAAAGATTCCAAGAAGAATAAAATATAATCTTGAATTTTGAAGAAAAGATGCAAAAAGTTCCATAGGAAGAAAAAATAAATTTGAATACTTGACCCGATGTAAATATAGCTAATATAAATTCAAACTTATAACTTAGCTATAGTTATATATTCGCACAACAAAGTACTACTTAATATATTGGTTCGATTTGAGGTTTTACTTTTAATCCCCACTCTTTTAGTTGTTCAATAACTGGTAACAAGTTGATACCGTGTTCAGATAAAGAATACGATGTCGAAATTGGGTATGAATTCGATTTCTGTTTATGTACAATATTATCAGCCACCAATTCATTCAATGCCTTTGCCAACATTCTCTTTGACGCATTAGGAATCAACTTTTGGAATCCTGAAAAACTTTGATTTCCATGATCTCTCAACCGGCAAATAATTACAAGTTTCCATCTACCCTCTATCATTGTTAAAGCTCTCATAAATGGGCACGTAATGAGTAGTTCATTACGGTTAATATTATCTGTAGAGTTTTCTTTCCTTTCACTGCTCATAGGTAGGTAACAATTTTGTGACTTATTGAATTGTCCTTTGATTCAATTTATTATTGCAAAGTTATTATTTAGAAAACAAAATCTCGTATGAATCAAGCATTACTCCTTCCGTTTCTAAGCTATGCAATTGTGACAACAATTACACCCGGACCTAATAATATTACTGCGACCTCTGCAGGGATACAGTTAAGTTATAAGAAGACTGTTCCTTATCTTTTAGGTATTTCAGTCGGCTTCTTCGTGATTATGCTAATTGCGGGTTCATTTACATCTTATTTCACATCCCAAAACGACAACTTGTTTAGTGTCATCAAATGGTTTGGTGCTGTTTATATTTTGTATCTAGCTTTTATTCCTTTTATCAATGTGAAAAACAAAAAAAATAAAAGTCTAAATAAAAACTATTCATTCATAACGGGCTTCGGATTACAGCTTATCAATCCCAAAGTTATCCTCTACGGGGTTACAATCTACTCTTCTTTTACCCAACTGATAGGAGGTTCAAATATAAGAGTTGTCAGCTCTGCTATTTTTCTTTCCGCTTTAGCCTTTGTTTGTACTTCCATATGGGCAATACTTGGAACTACACTATCATCATACTTTGAGAATAAAACCTTTTCTCTTGTCTTCAATTCCATTTTAGCCTTATTATTAATATACATAGCCACTACAATTATACTTATCTGATTTCACCTAACTCATCCATACAACATCAATAATAAACAGTTCGAAGAGTTAATTCTTTTTTAAAATTAGACAATACCTTTAGTATGAATATAGTAAGCAAGTACAATATCTGAATGGATAAAACGATGAATGAAGTACTATTTAGTTTTCTTAAAGAGAAAAATTGACGGCTTTAGTTGTAATTCCTTATTTTGAAATCAAACATATTAGATTTTTTATTCTAAAACAAGGAAAGGCAATGACTGAAGAGTTAAAAGCATACGAAAAAACAATCAAGAAGAAATCAAGTTTTAGCTGGAGTCCAAAATATGAAGAGATAACACATACTAAGCTTCAGAAGAGTATATTCATTCCTATTGTTATCAAAACATTTGAGAAATTAGGTTGGGATGTTGTGTTTGTTGATGAATTGATAGCAGAGGCTAAGTATTCAAATAAAATGAATCAGTGGACTGAGAAGATTACAGTCAGTTATGAATATGGGAAAGCAAAAGTCATAAGTAATTCACTCGGAAGTGAAGTTTGGGACAATGGTAGAAACTCTAAAAGGGTCAAACTATTTATACATGCCCTTCAAGAAACTGAAAAAGAGTACGATCAAGCAGGACTTGAAGAATTAGAAAAAGAAGTAGAAAGAGAAAAAAATTGGGACGATTATGAGGTTCCTGAAAGTTTACCTCAACCTCAAAAAAGACAAACGCCTCAATTCTGGATTCCTGTGGCCGGAGGTCTAATCACTGCTACCCTCACAGCATTTGTACTTGCATTTATTTCGATTAAAGGAATTTATATCATCGGATTGTTTGAACTAGGTGTAGCAATGCTTTTTGGCTTCGTGCTAAAATTCCTTATTCAGCTGAGTACTTATACAAAAATAGACAAACTTAGCTATTTACTAATGGGAATGGTGGGACTGACTTATGTACTAAATCAGTATTTCCAGTATCACCTCATCTTAAATATCAACAACTATGAGCCAATCGGTTTTTTGGAATATATGAAAGTAAGACTAAGTGCAGGACTTCTCATTAAATCCATCAACACAGGTTGGATAGGTCTTCTAATTAGTTGGGCTTTTCAATTATGGTTTACGTATACCGTTGGGAACTACCGACTTGCTGTAAATTGTATAAATTATATTATCAAAAAAGTCCCTGAAGAAGTTGTAGAGTTTGCAACTTATCACTTTATCAAAGACAAAACAGAAGATGAAGTTCGTACAGAACTCCGTAAAATGGGCTGGAGCAATAAAAATGATCAAGAAGATGTTTTTGAGGCACTTGGAGCCATACAAGGTGCACAAGAAATCGAACGTGCTTAATGATAGATATTTTGGACTAAATTGAAATATTAAGCATTGAAAAACCTATACTCGTCCTCCTATTCTTCGAGGACGAGATTTCTTTGAGCTACATTTAATTTATCACTTCAGTAGAAAGCTATCCAATTCTCTTTTAAGACTTCACAAATGTAGCGCATTAATTATCAATTGAATAACGTAAAATTATGAATGAAGACCACTTTTTACTGATTAAAAAAACACAGATTAAAATCGATCATTAAACTCAAAATCAAGTCCTTGTACATAATGTTTTTGGTAAAGTACATCTACGCTGTCTCAATTGTGTGAATTGAAAAGCATCGAATTAACCTTAGATTGTCATTTGTAAGGGTTTGGAATCTTATAAACCTCACAAATATTTCGAAAACCGACCCACGAATGAGGTTCTTCATAGTATTGCCGATCTCTAATTTTACAGTCACTTATTGGGAGTAAATAATTTCCGCCTTTTGAAATCCCTTTCTCTTCAACCATTTCAGAGACATTCCCAATCATATTATAGAGGCCAAATCCATTTTCTGAAAACTCATAAATCCAATCTGTTCTATCTGGAATGTATTCTTCTATTATTCCTGAATAGTATATTTCTGGAAACCCCTTCTTAGGCGGAA of Sediminitomix flava contains these proteins:
- a CDS encoding LysE family translocator, yielding MNQALLLPFLSYAIVTTITPGPNNITATSAGIQLSYKKTVPYLLGISVGFFVIMLIAGSFTSYFTSQNDNLFSVIKWFGAVYILYLAFIPFINVKNKKNKSLNKNYSFITGFGLQLINPKVILYGVTIYSSFTQLIGGSNIRVVSSAIFLSALAFVCTSIWAILGTTLSSYFENKTFSLVFNSILALLLIYIATTIILI
- a CDS encoding GyrI-like domain-containing protein; this encodes MKPHHLLDQIRFESICDGKSIQMLHIGSYDNEPKSFEQMENYSKESNLARKSKIHREIYLSDFRKVPEEKLKTVLRFQVNPKA
- a CDS encoding InlB B-repeat-containing protein, translated to MELFASFLQNSRLYFILLGIFFSSAICKQTYAQVPLSGTGEADTPYLIENLEDLRWISEGGSDSTDNQTRWSYHYRMVNDIDAADTKDWNEGEGFSPIGADGNAFTGVFDGAGNTISNLYINRPNSENVGFISSAWLGSKIENIGLINLDITARKYIGGLVANPNNSVIENCFTHGKIKGQSHIGGLCNYAFRSSLINSFSNVNITGNNDIGGLLCSIGSSTLKYCYASGQINGKSDLGGIVVNRNKSSVSSTYWDKETTGVATSELSNDEFGLVTEAFADIDHFYDFDFSNHWEIALLTELDSVHRPYLKSFLYDKSIKVFPSIPNTTQTISGNGETQVGAEVNLHFTPKSGYRFIAWETKGGEELSSENPYSFTFEENSPTDYIAKVEESYSFEGGNGSVHAPYQIASLEQLAYLSNVESLRKNKYYELINDIDASPTKEWNNGKGFKPIGYLDTLSFNGNYHTIKGLYINRKESYVGLFGFLRQGEIKNVRLEDCEIYGTDLVGGLIGYFSDSYGHSTIQNCEVSGKITAKHFVSGGIAGSLYNTDIINCYSFADVLGKEVVGGVVASIGGEGLMKNCYAAGLVEGEDRVGGILPTIDKELIQYSYWDSETTTQPKELSNTAINKGLLTPEFADPRNFKTWDFDADWEIRTVGEHQRPALMGFYYDRILQASSNRPEGIKRVLGIGGKNIGDTVKIEVIISGGFRVNQLTDEHGNTLSNTNVYEFVLQNDSPTQFYIHLEEDISFAGGTGTRNNPYQIENLAQLEQLSYFPHLWNQHFILIDDIDASSTAFANKGAGFKPIGQIEPFFTGSFDGGNHIIKGLTIYRPLDSEIGLFGKIVGGEVVNLGMENVAVSGSKFVGGLVGYFDEGTLNSSYVTGTVSGEEYNIGGILGACSEVNFSNCFSNTEVTGDRSVGGLVGSLWNWTVPIYNLYQIGAVKGRDNYNAGLISGNYYNTDKGHHVYHTNYNAETEYTPYVYPINGLEADEFSDLNNFVDWDKFDQWEVRLINDIDSVSRPYLKRFLYHNWLDVSTNYEMGIERITGTALLEEGGEYTIEAILKPGYTFEKWIDGEGNELSTTNPYAFTYTSTSSTKLIAVLSESYQFDEGTGDENSPYHITTVEQLRYLANNSSLWDKHFILMNDLDLSESNQWDNGQGLSPIGHLGIPFSGYFDGNEHFIKNLYINRPNKSFVGLFGYLKNATVNKLGLTNTTVTGKNKVGAIVGELYDAEVSECLVHGEVHGQLDVGGIVGATVRDQSSVRLYTSQALVDVHGKQQVGGAVGRHTSYQTLSLSRVYAAGIVSGEEPLGGIVGATSSTQELYSWGSYWDVDYSGVTNTVDKAEGLSTEDFSDLANLSGFDSTSWIIATKTEFDQVPRPYLYWLFPKITASSSNVGWGKVEGEGHFLEGSEVQLVSMPEEGFYVKEWLLNGEVVGTDSILTINVTDDAHYEAVFDRVTLDIDIEVIGNGYVSLSDTTLDYGSSLTLNIEANDQNYELKEVIVNGNSLGEIYYYNFWGIKEDLHIKIEFKELELFNVKIEVEGHGNVSMSDTVVHYGTPLFFEFTPDEGYELNEVILNGDTLDNSLYLNVWQVTEDQNLKVGFREIVTSAENKNEIKVFPNPVSEGKLTLQNIPFGSVVVLFDVSAREVFRKEVNKEEDYINTMSLPIGVYYLIVKPRDSEKGFAQKIIIE
- a CDS encoding PLDc N-terminal domain-containing protein, whose product is MILLFGAPGGFELLFLLIAMIAFLGAPLLWIVAIIMLINSKILDNNEKLIWALVIIFLPIIGSIAFLAIGRNKKVKF
- a CDS encoding winged helix-turn-helix transcriptional regulator, which encodes MSSERKENSTDNINRNELLITCPFMRALTMIEGRWKLVIICRLRDHGNQSFSGFQKLIPNASKRMLAKALNELVADNIVHKQKSNSYPISTSYSLSEHGINLLPVIEQLKEWGLKVKPQIEPIY
- a CDS encoding class I SAM-dependent methyltransferase encodes the protein MKMKIEDIAKLSEAPKLYEKGSAFMWTDPYISKQLLQIHLNPDIDVASRKKATIERTINWILEDQTDGKALNILDLGCGPGLYTELFAKNGHKVTGIDISQNSIAYASQSAKENGLAIDYKNVSYLDADLGEEQYDLIVMIYTDMGVLSPIEREQLLANCYRALKKGGVFIFDVLKDKDFKDKLSPKSWESSEKGFWRGTPYLALSESFLYEQEKVILSQHIIINEKEGIETYRFWTHFFSEDDLAKLLEQHHFQNIEFLDDILPESDMWNGDNVIFTKCVK
- a CDS encoding biotin/lipoyl-containing protein — protein: MFNFFKKSSPKRKPTPIKRTEPAQVIRMPKMSDKMEFGVVSKWCVRLGDYINSGDVLVEVETDKATMELESYEDGKVLYLSVREGEKVDVNGVLVIIGNEGEDISHLLPTTD